The Lathyrus oleraceus cultivar Zhongwan6 chromosome 5, CAAS_Psat_ZW6_1.0, whole genome shotgun sequence genome includes the window GGCTTAACCGAGAGAATCACATCAaattgtttttgttgttgttccTACACGAGAATGTAACGATTCAAATACTGTGAACTGTGCAAAGGTTAAATAGCATTTTATGGAGGATAACTACCTGTAATGCTAGTAAAACCTTTTGAATTTCATGAATCTCCTTCTCCAAAATTTCATATTGCACCGTTATAGCTCTGGTAGCCTCAGAGTTTTTCTGTGCTATAGAAGCAGACTTCAAGAAATTCATTGTGTTTATATAAGTACTAATTTACCATAGTTTGAATTGAATTTCAGAACATAACAGAAAGATAAAGATTACTAATACCTGAGTGATGGGTTCCTTAGTAACCCCGAACCTTTTCCCAAATTTCTCAATATGCCTAGACAAAATCCTAATAACTCTCACCGTCTTCCTCAAATCTTCCTCCAGTTTCTCAACCCTCTCCGTCAATCCACCTTTCATACTCTCTCTACTGATCATCTTCCATTGCCGCCTCCGCAGCAACGCCCCAGCCGCAACACCACTCACCAATATCATAATcccccacagagcattaactcTGTTACCACTCACCGTCATCAACCAATTCTTCCATCCATTTACCGTCAGAGCAACAGAAAAAACCGCTGATGAAAACAGGCAGGATAGCTCCATCGCTGAAAGGAGAGAGTCGAAATTGAGATCACTGATTGCTACGCGTTTTTGGAGGTGGCATGAAGGTTGGCGGAGTTGGAGATGAAACTGGTTGGTGCATCGGATCGTGAAGGATCCGAAGGTGTGAAGTCGGGAGGGGTTGAAAATCGGAGTTTGGAGGTATGAGGTGGGTGTGGTGTAGCAGAGAGAATGTGGGAGGAGATGCGTCATTGTTGAAAACCGTTTTGTGTTGGAGTTTGAGTTATAGTTGTGGAAAGTGAGAGTGCTTTACAACATTTATTTGTAAAGGGATAGATTAGTTGCTTGTTGGTTTGGGTAGCTCGAGGAAGCAATGGCGATGAAAAATAAGAAACGAGATTAGGACTTACATTCAACCAATGACTCGTTGACCGCTTTAGAACAATGTTTTTAAATGAGTCTTATCACTTAGAAATACTGTTTTATTCAAAATCAATAGAATCCGTCAAAATAATGCAATTCATAAGTAGAATATAAGATGAATATAGACACAAACTCACAATATTGTTAATATTGCTAATAGTATAcaaaatatttaaatttttgaCAAAATGAAAATGATCATAATATACATATTACTTGATAAATGAGTTTGATTTGCTAAAAAAACACATATAGATTGAACAAAGAAAATTATTTTTGTACTATTTTGATGTCGATATTAATCATAATATTTGATAAAATAGACACTCAAACCAAACTATATTCATTTATAAATCACTTATTTAGAGTATCATTCATAATCAAATTTATCTTTTATTTATAATCAGTTACAAAATCGATTATTAGACAGATTATGGTTACATAATTGgttatttttatatatttaattttaaattagTACATCCTTGAATTCCTGAGGTCGAGTTAAAAGTCATTGAGACAGAGTATGAAGAAACATCATGCCGAGTATGACAAGTGTTGAGCTGCACAAATGAAAAAAGTTGAATCCCGGACTTTAGGGTTATTAGAGACGTTTTGATAGACGACGGATAGAGACCGACATAACGGTTATGAGGAAGCTCCAAGATTTCAAAAAGTTATTGAAATTTATAAAGAAGATGTTACATGATAAATAAAGAGAGCGACATGCGTTATCGTTATCGTTGGACATGAAACTTGAGGAGACACTTCTTAATGATCTTGGAGATTGAAGATGAGTATAAAAAGGCTTCACACATAGGTGTTTACCGTGAAAATTTGTAAACAACCGATGGTCTTCCAAATTAAGGACACTTTGGTTACTCACACGATCGAccagattgatcctaggacatgtgttaTTGTTTAAAATTGTATTTGAAAAAGGATGAACACTTCGACAATATTCATGTATGGAGAATGTTTGTTCAAAGCGTTTTCAAAGGGATAAATTACAGAATGTAAAGAAAGTGTAAAAAAACGCTTGGTAAATGACTTGTAATAAAAGATAAATTATGGACAAAAGGTATAAATAAACTTTGATTGATATAAAGAAAATGGTGTTATCAAACGTACATTCTCAATTATACTCGTTTCTCAACACGTTAGATACTTTGAGTAATTCTGAGTGATTGTACGACAATTGAACACCCTGAAATCCTAACACTAAGACTCTTATATATACTAAATTGAAATAACCGCTACTAACGGCTTTTCTCCTAGGCACTGACACTTCGCACTCGGCATGTCTTCAATTTATGATAACACTCCACGCGTCTTTT containing:
- the LOC127082940 gene encoding uncharacterized protein LOC127082940; the encoded protein is MTHLLPHSLCYTTPTSYLQTPIFNPSRLHTFGSFTIRCTNQFHLQLRQPSCHLQKRVAISDLNFDSLLSAMELSCLFSSAVFSVALTVNGWKNWLMTVSGNRVNALWGIMILVSGVAAGALLRRRQWKMISRESMKGGLTERVEKLEEDLRKTVRVIRILSRHIEKFGKRFGVTKEPITQSASIAQKNSEATRAITVQYEILEKEIHEIQKVLLALQEQQQKQFDVILSVKPRKSKRKTRKEQDILQTTNLAEDEVIKHVEDRPI